In Eleutherodactylus coqui strain aEleCoq1 chromosome 11, aEleCoq1.hap1, whole genome shotgun sequence, a single window of DNA contains:
- the CDT1 gene encoding DNA replication factor Cdt1, translated as MAQTKVTEFFGQRKRGPAGGAVEAKRRKLLAAAPSTESHGGKQLLQPPGTPERSAQAEPQPLLPGSKKRSRPLYDAELSRPEVQGKRSARKKLRLLEDPQFLSPCSKAEVQCVTPPSLNKKIKDLVNVTLSPKSNVLKTSPAVPEVKVPSKESLELKSRLQKIQALSQRLKVPAAPVEGKVTITDLKARLKQAQELESKIRDKKSAQKRETEEPNKESEKAPAYERFHTLAQDVPPGLSLPFRYKVLAEMFRSMDTIVGMLFNRSETVTFSKVKQGVQDMMRKQFEDRNVGQIKTVYPAAYKFRQEKNIPTFKDGMRKTDYHLTMEPIVPEGDKLDGRLQLTAGRILERRKLFHRNLTNIVKQHHKAFLATLNPPMAVPDNQLTRWHPRFNVDEVPDIVPAELPQPPQVEKLTTAQEVLTKARGMMTPKMEKALANLALRTAENNAEENKPAPSDEPKPGPSASSALKGVSQSLLERIRAKEALKHQAIMTRKPQQEERLLVMSRLPELARILRNVFVAEKKPALTVEVVCDRVISSYRSSMSTGEMEKHLSLLVELLPDWLAVHPIRKDTYYKLNKTMDLNLILERLAKKMKEEELH; from the exons ATGGCACAGACGAAGGTTACCGAGTTTTTCGGCCAGCGTAAGCGGGGTCCGGCGGGTGGAGCTGTGGAGGCTAAGCGGAGGAAGCTGCTGGCGGCCGCCCCCAGCACTGAGAGCCACGGTGGGAAGCAGTTGTTGCAGCCGCCCGGCACCCCGGAGCGCTCTGCACAAGCTGAGCCGCAGCCACTCTTGCCCGGCAGTAAGAAGCGCAGCCGGCCGCTGTATGACGCGGAGCTCAGCCGCCCGGAGGTGCAGGGGAAGCGGTCAGCGAGGAAGAAGCTGCGGCTACTGGAAGACCCCCAG TTTTTGAGCCCATGCTCCAAAGCAGAAGTCCAGTGTGTGACCCCTCCATCTCTGAACAAGAAGATAAAGGACTTGGTCAATGTGACACTTTCTCCAAAAAGCAACGTACTGAAGACCAGCCCAGCAGTGCCAGAAGTGAAG GTCCCGTCTAAGGAGAGCCTGGAACTAAAGTCTCGACTGCAGAAGATCCAGGCGCTCAGCCAGAGACTGAAGGTTCCTGCTGCGCCTGTCGAGGGCAAAGTTACCATCACAGACTTGAAGGCAAGACTCAAACAAGCACAAGAACTCGAGTCCAAGATCAGAGACAAGAAATCTGCACAGAAACGAGAGACAGAGGAGCCAAACAAGGAAAG TGAGAAGGCTCCAGCCTATGAGCGGTTCCACACACTCGCTCAGGATGTTCCGCCGGGACTGTCTCTACCATTCAGGTACAAAGTGCTTGCTGAGATGTTCCGCAGCATGGACACCATTGTTGGGATGCTCTTCAACCGCTCCGAGACGGTCACCTTCTCAAAAGTGAAGCAGGGAGTTCAGGACATGATGCGCAA GCAGTTTGAGGACAGAAATGTTGGACAGATTAAAACTGTCTACCCAGCAGCCTACAAGTTCAGGCAGGAGAAAAATATTCCTACCTTCAAGGATGGAATGAGGAAGACGGATTATCATCTTACGATGGAGCCAATTGTTCCAGAAG GGGACAAGTTGGATGGTCGTCTTCAGCTCACAGCAGGTCGCATACTGGAACGTAGGAAGTTATTCCATAGGAACCTTACCAATATTGTGAAGCAGCACCACAAA GCCTTTCTGGCAACACTGAATCCTCCTATGGCGGTGCCAGACAATCAGCTAACTCGCTGGCACCCCAGGTTCAATGTGGATGAGGTTCCAGACATAGTGCCAGCTGAACTTCCACAACCACCTCAAGTAGAGAAGCTGACCACCGCACAGGAGGTATTGACCAAAGCAAGGGGCATGATGACTCCAAAG ATGGAAAAGGCTCTTGCAAACTTAGCTTTAAGAACTGCAGAGAACAATGCTGAAGAGAACAAACCTGCACCTTCAGATGAGCCTAAACCTGGCCCGTCTGCATCCAGTGCCCTAAAAGGAGTATCACAATCCCTACTAGAAAGG ATTCGGGCTAAGGAGGCACTGAAACATCAAGCCATTATGACCCGCAAACCCCAGCAAGAAGAACGTCTCCTTGTGATGTCCAGGCTGCCGGAGCTTGCTCGTATTCTGCGTAATGTGTTTGTTGCAGAAAAGAAGCCAGCGTTAACTGTAGAAGTTGTGTGCGACAGAGTAATCTCCAGTTATCGCTCATCAATGTCTACAG GAGAAATGGAGAAGCATCTGTCACTGCTGGTGGAGCTGCTTCCTGACTGGCTTGCAGTTCATCCCATCAGGAAGGACACTTACTACAAACTAAACAAGACTATGGATTTGAATCTTATCTTGGAAAGACTGGCCAAGAAAATGAAGGAAGAGGAATTGCACTGA